AAGGAGCGCACTGAGCGCAGCGATGAGTTGAAGGTGGAGCCCGTGCGCAGCGCGGTGCTCGTCGTGGAGGACGACCCCTCCCACCGCGAAATCCTCGTGGAGATGCTGGCCGGCTGGGGCTACGAGCCCTTGCCCGTGGGCAGCGCCGAGGAGGCGGAGTTCGCCGTGCGCAACAAGCGCATGGACGCCGCCATCGTCGACGTGTTCCTCCCCGGCCGCAGCGGCGCCACGCTCATGTCACGCCTCCGTGAGCGCTTCCCGCAGGCCGTGCTCATCGGCGTGAGCGCGATGAGCGACTCCGCCATGGCGCGCAAGTGCAAGGGCCTGGGCGCGGACCTGTTCATCGGCAAGCCGCTCAACCCCGAGCGCCTGTCCGAGGCGCTCCAGTCGAAGCACACCAGCTGGCACTGAGCGAGGGGCGCCCGGCACCCGTCTTCCCAGGGCGGTTGCCGGTTGCACCGCTCGCTCGAACGGTTGATGCTCGTCTCGTGAAGAACCTCGCTCCCGGCTTCCTCTTGGCCATGCCTCAGCTCGGGGACCCGAACTTCTACCGCTCGGTCGTCTTGATGATCGAACACGGGGAGTCCGGCTCCATGGGGCTCGTCGTCAACCGGGGCGCGCCCTTGACGCTGGGCGAGCTGGCCCGCGGTCAGAAGCTCGACATCCACGCGGACCGCTCCACCCACCCCGTGTACCTGGGCGGGCCGGTGGAGCCCCAGCGTGGCTTCGTGCTGCACGACGATGGCGGGGTGCTGGAGAAGCACTCGGTGCTGCCGGGCCTGTTCCTCAGCGTGACCCTGGACGCGCTGGGGCCGCTGTTGGAGCGAAGCGCGCCCCGGCTGCGCTTCTGCCTGGGGTACGCGGGCTGGGGGCCCAAGCAGTTGGAGAGTGAAATCGCCGCCGGCTCGTGGCTCTTCACGGAGGCCTCGAGCGAGGCGGTGCTGGGCCTGGAGCCCGGCAAGTTGTGGGAGACCACGTTGCGTGGCATGGGCGTGGACCCGGCCATGCTGGTGATGGGAAGGGGAATGAACTGATGCTCGACGCAGAATTCGTCCGCAGCCGCATCCTGGAGGCCCTGCCGGGCTCCGAGGTGGAGGTGCATGACACCACCGGGACGGGGGACCACTTCGAGGCCCGCGTCATCAGCCCGGACTTCGCCGGCAAGATGATGGTGCAGCAGCACCAGCTCGTGTATGCGCCGCTCCAGCAGTGGCTCAAGTCGGGCGAGCTGCACGCGCTCGCACTCAAGACCTATTCACCCGAGCAGTGGAAGAAGCTCGGGAACCGCTAAGGAGACACCCCCATGAACCCCGACCTCAAGGCCCGGTTCGACAGCATCACCCAGTCGCACCCCATCGTCCTCTTCATGAAGGGCAACGCCCTGTTCCCCCAGTGCGGCTTCTCCGCGCGGGCGCTGCAGATCCTGCAGCCCCACGGTGAGGTCTTCACGGTGGACGTGCTGGCGGACCCCGAGGTGCGCCAGGGCATCAAGGACTACACGAACTGGCCCACCATTCCGCAGATCTTCATCAAGGGGCAGTTCGTCGGCGGCGTCGACATCCTGACGGGCCTGGCCGAGAGCGGCGAGCTGGCGGACCTGGTCGCGGGCAAGTCCCCGGCCTGAGCCGGGCGCCTCGGGGGGAGGGGAGACCTGCTCCCCTCGAAGCGGCTAGAATGGGCGGCCGCTACCGCGAGGAAACACCGTGGTCACCGCTACTCCGCCCAACACCTCCCAGAAGAACGAAGAGACCTCCGAGCCGTCGGGTG
This genomic stretch from Myxococcus fulvus harbors:
- a CDS encoding response regulator, which gives rise to MSLPTTEELIPVLGPDAKERTERSDELKVEPVRSAVLVVEDDPSHREILVEMLAGWGYEPLPVGSAEEAEFAVRNKRMDAAIVDVFLPGRSGATLMSRLRERFPQAVLIGVSAMSDSAMARKCKGLGADLFIGKPLNPERLSEALQSKHTSWH
- a CDS encoding YqgE/AlgH family protein, with protein sequence MKNLAPGFLLAMPQLGDPNFYRSVVLMIEHGESGSMGLVVNRGAPLTLGELARGQKLDIHADRSTHPVYLGGPVEPQRGFVLHDDGGVLEKHSVLPGLFLSVTLDALGPLLERSAPRLRFCLGYAGWGPKQLESEIAAGSWLFTEASSEAVLGLEPGKLWETTLRGMGVDPAMLVMGRGMN
- a CDS encoding BolA family protein, with amino-acid sequence MLDAEFVRSRILEALPGSEVEVHDTTGTGDHFEARVISPDFAGKMMVQQHQLVYAPLQQWLKSGELHALALKTYSPEQWKKLGNR
- the grxD gene encoding Grx4 family monothiol glutaredoxin gives rise to the protein MNPDLKARFDSITQSHPIVLFMKGNALFPQCGFSARALQILQPHGEVFTVDVLADPEVRQGIKDYTNWPTIPQIFIKGQFVGGVDILTGLAESGELADLVAGKSPA